A genomic window from Prunus persica cultivar Lovell chromosome G2, Prunus_persica_NCBIv2, whole genome shotgun sequence includes:
- the LOC18784630 gene encoding transcription repressor OFP4: MAGRSPCNLGNVKSLIRSMNDSLTDTAGAMDITEEHNKKRENKEKQRSRNRVSLSASLPDDVCGVFAGSACLVKYSTDPIFDMRESILEMIRYEGVCDWNDMKELVYCYVALNPPEVHEIVREAFLSLCSN, encoded by the exons ATGGCGGGTCGAAGCCCATGCAATTTGGGCAACGTTAAATCTCTGATCCGATCCATGAATGACTCACTCACTGACACT GCAGGAGCCATGGATATCACCGAGGAACATaacaagaagagagaaaacaaagagaagcaGAGGTCGAGAAACAGAGTCAGCCTCTCAGCCAGCTTGCCTGATGATGTTTGTGGTGTTTTTGCAGGTAGTGCATGCTTGGTCAAGTACAGCACAGACCCAATTTTTGACATGAGGGAATCAATACTAGAGATGATCCGGTACGAGGGTGTTTGTGATTGGAATGATATGAAAGAGTTAGTTTACTGTTATGTTGCTCTTAACCCACCAGAGGTTCATGAAATTGTTAGGGAAGCTTTTCTCAGTTTATGTTctaattaa
- the LOC18786360 gene encoding WAT1-related protein At5g64700 isoform X1, with product MDMGLLKKWFKWSELVLAMVMVQIFVTGMQLLSKVILREGTFIFALMAYRHIVAAICVAPFAFFFESVKQIKLGWSVWFWLFVNALTGITSAMGLFYYGLRDTTPTYATNFLNLIPIATFVLSIITSIDKLNLQTRAGKVKTFGVIVCVGGALTASLYKGKAFHMRQHSHHSHITVNTTYAHWTRGTIMLAGSCLSCSTWFIVQAKLLKIFPFKYWATMLTCIMATLQSTGIGLFFDRRAASWRLGWNLQLVTIIYSGALATAATFCLISWAISVQGPLYPPMFNPLSLIFVALSSALILGEEIRIGTLLGMILIMFGLYSFLWGKRKEMKSPDLPKSEAPVVAKTNGELPAATGLQLSPGC from the exons atggatatGGGTTTGTTGAAAAAATGGTTTAAGTGGTCAGAGTTGGTGCTGGCCATGGTGATGGTGCAGATATTTGTAACTGGGATGCAATTGCTTTCCAAAGTGATATTGCGTGAGGGAACCTTCATTTTTGCACTCATGGCCTACCGTCATATCGTTGCTGCCATTTGTGTTGCTCCTTTTGCCTTCTTTTTCGAAAG TGTTAAACAAATCAAGTTGGGTTGGTCAGTTTGGTTCTGGCTCTTTGTCAATGCCTTAACAGG GATCACATCTGCGATGGGATTGTTTTACTATGGCCTCCGAGACACCACGCCTACATATGCTACAAACTTCCTCAACTTAATTCCGATAGCAACGTTTGTGCTCTCCATCATCACTAG CATAGATAAATTGAACCTGCAAACCAGAGCAGGCAAAGTCAAGACTTTTGGGGTAATTGTATGCGTTGGGGGGGCCCTCACTGCTAGCCTTTACAAGGGAAAGGCATTTCATATGCGCCAGCACAGCCATCACTCTCATATCACTGTCAACACAACTTATGCTCACTGGACACGTGGCACTATCATGTTGGCCGGTAGCTGCCTGTCCTGTTCTACATGGTTCATAGTGCAA GCTAAATTGCTCAAAatatttccattcaaatattGGGCAACAATGCTAACGTGCATTATGGCAACCCTGCAATCAACAGGCATAGGCCTATTTTTCGACAGACGGGCGGCTTCGTGGAGGTTAGGGTGGAATTTGCAGCTAGTTACGATAATTTATTCG GGAGCGCTAGCCACAGCTGCAACGTTCTGCTTAATTTCATGGGCCATCTCAGTCCAAGGACCTCTCTATCCTCCCATGTTCAACCCATTGTCTCTAATTTTTGTTGCCTTATCATCAGCTCTCATACTTGGCGAAGAGATTAGAATCGGAAC TTTGCTGGGCATGATTCTGATCATGTTTGGATTGTACTCCTTCTTGTGGggtaaaagaaaggaaatgaaaaGCCCAGATTTGCCAAAATCAGAAGCTCCGGTAGTAGCGAAAACAAATGGTGAGCTGCCCGCAGCGACAGGGTTGCAACTATCACCCGGGTGCTGA
- the LOC18786360 gene encoding WAT1-related protein At5g64700 isoform X2, translating into MDMGLLKKWFKWSELVLAMVMVQIFVTGMQLLSKVILREGTFIFALMAYRHIVAAICVAPFAFFFESSVKQIKLGWSVWFWLFVNALTGITSAMGLFYYGLRDTTPTYATNFLNLIPIATFVLSIITSIDKLNLQTRAGKVKTFGVIVCVGGALTASLYKGKAFHMRQHSHHSHITVNTTYAHWTRGTIMLAGSCLSCSTWFIVQAKLLKIFPFKYWATMLTCIMATLQSTGIGLFFDRRAASWRLGWNLQLVTIIYSGALATAATFCLISWAISVQGPLYPPMFNPLSLIFVALSSALILGEEIRIGTLLGMILIMFGLYSFLWGKRKEMKSPDLPKSEAPVVAKTNGELPAATGLQLSPGC; encoded by the exons atggatatGGGTTTGTTGAAAAAATGGTTTAAGTGGTCAGAGTTGGTGCTGGCCATGGTGATGGTGCAGATATTTGTAACTGGGATGCAATTGCTTTCCAAAGTGATATTGCGTGAGGGAACCTTCATTTTTGCACTCATGGCCTACCGTCATATCGTTGCTGCCATTTGTGTTGCTCCTTTTGCCTTCTTTTTCGAAAG CAGTGTTAAACAAATCAAGTTGGGTTGGTCAGTTTGGTTCTGGCTCTTTGTCAATGCCTTAACAGG GATCACATCTGCGATGGGATTGTTTTACTATGGCCTCCGAGACACCACGCCTACATATGCTACAAACTTCCTCAACTTAATTCCGATAGCAACGTTTGTGCTCTCCATCATCACTAG CATAGATAAATTGAACCTGCAAACCAGAGCAGGCAAAGTCAAGACTTTTGGGGTAATTGTATGCGTTGGGGGGGCCCTCACTGCTAGCCTTTACAAGGGAAAGGCATTTCATATGCGCCAGCACAGCCATCACTCTCATATCACTGTCAACACAACTTATGCTCACTGGACACGTGGCACTATCATGTTGGCCGGTAGCTGCCTGTCCTGTTCTACATGGTTCATAGTGCAA GCTAAATTGCTCAAAatatttccattcaaatattGGGCAACAATGCTAACGTGCATTATGGCAACCCTGCAATCAACAGGCATAGGCCTATTTTTCGACAGACGGGCGGCTTCGTGGAGGTTAGGGTGGAATTTGCAGCTAGTTACGATAATTTATTCG GGAGCGCTAGCCACAGCTGCAACGTTCTGCTTAATTTCATGGGCCATCTCAGTCCAAGGACCTCTCTATCCTCCCATGTTCAACCCATTGTCTCTAATTTTTGTTGCCTTATCATCAGCTCTCATACTTGGCGAAGAGATTAGAATCGGAAC TTTGCTGGGCATGATTCTGATCATGTTTGGATTGTACTCCTTCTTGTGGggtaaaagaaaggaaatgaaaaGCCCAGATTTGCCAAAATCAGAAGCTCCGGTAGTAGCGAAAACAAATGGTGAGCTGCCCGCAGCGACAGGGTTGCAACTATCACCCGGGTGCTGA